From a region of the Teredinibacter turnerae genome:
- a CDS encoding PilZ domain-containing protein produces the protein MVEKAQKMTELTQKQADQGSREKRDFFRISHDVIFDHKVVDAYTAEHDSPEILFDDAVSLGIINELRRLDRDASQTLRALSEKNRLIGDYLQIVNSKIDLLARHALFHQTEKAREKPKTRINLSEDGLAFIVERALYKGNYLAIRMIFLPNYVPVVVFAKVIRCEAKGDQYQVAARFHRISDKDRQELSRQILRAQISQKQAP, from the coding sequence ATGGTGGAAAAAGCACAAAAAATGACCGAGCTAACGCAGAAACAGGCAGACCAAGGATCGCGTGAGAAACGGGATTTTTTCCGCATCAGTCACGACGTAATTTTTGACCACAAAGTCGTCGACGCGTATACAGCGGAGCACGATAGTCCGGAAATTCTGTTTGACGATGCCGTGTCTCTTGGCATTATCAACGAGCTGAGACGCTTGGACCGCGACGCCAGCCAAACGTTACGGGCTCTGAGTGAAAAAAATAGGCTGATTGGCGACTATTTGCAGATTGTGAACAGCAAGATCGACCTTCTGGCCCGCCATGCGCTGTTCCACCAAACAGAAAAAGCGCGTGAGAAACCCAAAACACGCATTAATTTGAGTGAAGACGGGCTCGCCTTCATCGTGGAACGTGCGCTTTACAAAGGTAACTACCTGGCAATTCGCATGATATTTTTGCCCAACTATGTTCCCGTGGTAGTCTTCGCCAAAGTCATTCGCTGCGAAGCGAAAGGCGATCAATATCAGGTTGCGGCGCGATTTCACAGAATTAGCGACAAAGATCGGCAAGAATTATCGCGTCAAATTCTGCGGGCACAAATCTCGCAAAAACAAGCTCCCTAG